A single region of the Ziziphus jujuba cultivar Dongzao chromosome 10, ASM3175591v1 genome encodes:
- the LOC107410490 gene encoding receptor-like protein Cf-9: protein MDSWKEDVDCCLWDGVTCEDETGNVIGLDLSSRGLHRNIDSSSSLFNLSHLQRLNLANNDFHSSEISPMFGRFPNLTHLNQSNSSFAGDIPFDLSHLSRLVSLDLSYSLGLRLDTSVYNALARNLTQLRENFLSTVNMALVHPNMLLNLSSSLTSLNVVGSGIRGNFPAAYSRSLPNLQLLELSENIDLTGSLREFNWTISLKYLDLSFCGFTGVLPKSRGNLTKITHIFLQYNSFGGEIPAASISNLAQLQFLNLLGNNFQGRIPNAFENLSKLTFINLEGNRFTGQLPTSIFNLTKVSYMDLSGNQLIGPFPEYATGLSKLRRLDLSDNILNGTIPPWLVSLPLLQYLFLQDNLLTGNIREIKGFSLSVIDLTNNKLCGPVPRFTFELENLNYLRLSSNNLSGVVEIDMFQKLKNLQELDLSGNRLLSLDTTHNFNFTLPSLTNLLLSSRDIKEFPHVLKAFTGILDLSNNQIHVPIPQ from the coding sequence ATGGATTCATGGAAGGAAGATGTGGATTGCTGCTTGTGGGACGGTGTGACATGTGAGGATGAGACAGGAAACGTCATTGGTCTTGACCTCAGCAGCCGTGGGCTTCATCGCAACATCGACTCGAGTAGTAGCCTTTTCAACCTTTCTCACCTTCAAAGGCTCAACCTTGCAAATAATGACTTCCACAGCTCTGAAATCTCTCCAATGTTTGGTAGGTTTCCTAATCTCACACACCTTAACCAGTCAAATTCATCATTTGCAGGGGACATCCCATTTGATCTGTCTCATCTATCTCGTTTGGTTTCGCTTGATCTCTCTTACAGTCTAGGTCTACGACTTGACACATCTGTTTACAATGCTCTTGCTCGGAACCTAACCCAATTAAGAGAAAATTTTCTCTCCACTGTAAATATGGCTTTGGTTCATCCTAATATGCTGTTGAACCTATCATCTTCTTTGACCTCTCTTAATGTCGTGGGTTCTGGAATCCGAGGGAATTTCCCGGCTGCTTATTCTCGTAGTCTACCAAACTTGCAACTTCTAGAATTAAGTGAAAACATTGATCTAACAGGTTCTCTACGAGAGTTTAACTGGACTATTTCTCTCAAATACTTGGATCTTAGCTTCTGCGGTTTCACAGGGGTGCTTCCCAAGTCCAGGGGGAACCTCACAAAAATTACTCATATCTTCCTCCAATATAACAGTTTCGGTGGTGAGATTCCAGCAGCCTCCATCTCAAACCTTGCCCAGCTTCAATTTTTGAATCTTCTAGGAAATAATTTCCAGGGTCGGATTCCTAATGCATTTGAGAACCTGAGTAAACTGACATTCATAAATCTTGAAGGCAATAGATTCACAGGTCAGCTGCCCACATCCATATTCAATCTAACTAAAGTTTCATATATGGATCTTTCAGGTAATCAACTTATAGGTCCTTTCCCTGAATATGCAACTGGGCTTTCAAAGCTCCGTAGACTTGACTTGTCTGATAACATCCTAAATGGGACAATACCTCCTTGGCTTGTCAGTTTGCCCTTATTACAATATTTGTTTCTCCAAGACAACTTACTCACCGGTAATATTAGAGAAATCAAAGGCTTTTCATTATCCGTCATTGATCTAACTAATAATAAGCTATGTGGACCTGTTCCCAGATTTACCTTTGAACTTGAGAATCTGAATTATTTGAGGCTTTCGTCAAATAATCTAAGTGGAGTCGTCGAGATAGACATGTTTCAGAAGCTCAAAAATCTGCAAGAGCTTGATCTTTCTGGTAACAGACTCTTATCGTTGGACACCACCCACAATTTCAACTTTACACTTCCTAGTCTTACTAATCTACTTCTGTCTTCACGCGACATAAAAGAATTCCCTCATGTTTTAAAGGCTTTTACAGGCATTTTAGATCTTTCCAACAATCAAATTCATGTCCCAATCCCCCAGTAG